GGTCTGCGCCGTGCTGGAGCCGGAGGGCCTCTTGGCGGCCGAGCGCAAGCGGGCCCTGCCGGAGATGCCAGCGGCGATTGCCCTGATGACGAGCGTGCCCAGCTCCGCCCTGGCGGACATGCTGCGTACAGCCCAGGAGCGCTGGCCGGCGACCACGGTCCACGTCGTCCCGATCCCCGTGCAGGGGATGGTGGCCGGCACCATTCGAGAGCGCCTGGCCGAGGTGATCGAACGCAGCGCCGACGCGCAGATTGAAGCGATCGTCCTCGCCCGGGGGGGCGGCAGCCGGGAAGACCTTGCGGTCTTCGATGACGAGGACCTGGCCCGGGATCTGGCGGCCAGTCCGATCCCGGTGGTGACCGGCCTGGGCCACGAGGACGACACGACCGTGGCGGATCTGGTGGCGGACTACCGGGCGGCGACCCCAACGGCGGCGATCGTGGCCCTGCTGCCGGACCGCGAGGCCCTGGCCCAGGGACTCCAGCACCGTCTGGCCATCGTGCGGCAACTGATGCTGCATCGCCTCCAGCAGGGACAGCAACGTCTTGAACTCCAGCGCCAGAGGCTGAACCAATGCCACCCCATGCGGCTGCTGGAGCAG
This DNA window, taken from Synechococcus sp. LTW-R, encodes the following:
- the xseA gene encoding exodeoxyribonuclease VII large subunit, translated to MKSDSGIPRYSVAELNQAIGSLLERGFAPRFLLEATVSRPQLKKGHLWLTLVDESASISGVVWSSQRERLSYQPREGDGVLVVGKLNFWASRANLCVQILDIRPALSAVLRQFERVCAVLEPEGLLAAERKRALPEMPAAIALMTSVPSSALADMLRTAQERWPATTVHVVPIPVQGMVAGTIRERLAEVIERSADAQIEAIVLARGGGSREDLAVFDDEDLARDLAASPIPVVTGLGHEDDTTVADLVADYRAATPTAAIVALLPDREALAQGLQHRLAIVRQLMLHRLQQGQQRLELQRQRLNQCHPMRLLEQERSRLKQRLQLLEALSPQRLLRRGFSLVRKADGSLLRSVSQSQKGDALRLELVDGKIEAVVEQVSAQP